The Pyrus communis chromosome 8, drPyrComm1.1, whole genome shotgun sequence region TAATGCTGGTGATTGATTTCTTAGACAATGAACACCTTCTGACAAGTAACTTTTAAAGGGAATATCCACTGAAAATGGTTATGATGAATTTGCTTCTGTTCAGAGCATCGGTTAGTTTATACCCCATTTCAAATGAATGCTACTCCGTTTACCAATCGTAATTGAATTGATATACTTTTGAGCTTTCCTATTCTGCATTGCTTTCGGATGGCCTTCCGTAATGAACTGGAGGTTCAATTTGAGCTTTAGCTGAAACCGTTTCATTTCTTTGAAATGATTCTGCAAACCGGGGGCATGATGGCCTTGTATTGGATTCTTACATATTTCATGATCTCTATGTTGTGATCAAATAGGATGGTAGTGTTTATATTACTGATGTCTGCTAAATTTACAGGGCAATGACACGTCAGATTGTCTTGGCAATGGTAGAAAGGTCGGAGCAATGACAGGGCAAACGTCAGATTGAATTACGACTAAAAGATAAATCTTTaacaattttcaaataatgtaaTTTCTGTTCTTGCAGTTTGGTAGGAGCAAGGTCGGTTGTGGAAACACCATTTGGGAGAGTTTGCACGTCACCTAACACAAACAGAGTCTTCACACCAAATGAATGGGAATCAGTAAACCATTCAGAACCTGAAGCTCATTCCCTTGGTAATCTCCAttacttttttaattagtaTAATTGTTATAATTATTACCCACAAAGAGAGCCTAACAACTAAGAAAACAAGAACCTTACGAAACCACGACAGTGTATAAATAGACGGATTAGCAGAAACACCTAAAACCCATCCATATTTCTTCTCTTTCACATCACATGTGatagcagaagaagaagatagcTGAAATGGTCATGGGGAGAGTCAAGATTCTTACTTTAACCTTGTTTGCAGCTTCCCTACTCTTCCTGCCGAAGATGGAGGCGCAGCTTCTATTCCCACCTGTCCGCCCTTTCTGTGCATCACAGTTTGCCCTTGCTAACTATGCTTGCTCGATACTCCCCTTTGCTCCGATGCCCCCTCCAACACCCCCCTCCCCTCCTCCCCCTTCTCCCAATGATGATGGACAGGAAGAGCAACATGACCATGGCCATGGCCATGGACATGGACATGGACATAATCACGGGCATAGACATGTCCATCATAGGCACAGGCATCATGTGCATGAATCCATACCTGCAGAAGATAATTGTTGTAGGTGGTTAACCCAGCTGGATAATCAATGTGTGTGTGAGCTGCTGGTTCACCTGCCTAACTTCCTCGTTAGGCCTGCTCATGTGTACTCCGTGGTTATCGGAGAAACTTGCACCGTTACCTACACGTGCGGAACCCCGATCAGGATAAAGATATGAAGAATAAAGCGTATTTACTTATCAGCGTACGAAAAAATTTATTTACACTCCTTGTTTATATTTGGTGTTACATGAGGTTTGGTGTTGTTTATTTAACTGCTTATTATGTTTTCGTTCCAATTCATAAAACTTGCGGTTGAATTAGACTTTACTACAGTTTCACATTTGATGAAATATATTTTCCACTATTAAAACTCGACGGCCAATCCAAACCAATccaattatatgaaatggattgGATTGGTTTGGATTGAAAATCCACAATCCGATCTATCTTGGATCGATCAAATGTGGATTGGCTAGATTTTTTGAACCGACGAGCACCCCTAATTGATTCAGTTTTCGTGTCGGATGTGATGCAACAATTTTACCGTTGAGAATATGAATCTCACAGAACTAAAGCTTTACATTTAGATGCGGGCTGGCTACGTTTTTGTGGGCAGACAAGCACCCCTAGTTGTTTAACCACAACAAGTGACTGAGTGGAAAGTAGGACACACTACCTAAAGGAAAAAACGGGAGGTATAGGATTCCAATATCTTGTAAGTTGTGAATCTGCTTGATTGTGGTCACGTCACGAGTAGAGTGCAATTTTCAACTAGCCTTCTTTAGGTTCGGAAGGGATGGATAATCATGGTTAACCATCGcttgttcctcttcttctttttaatctttaaaataaaaataaaaaaataaaaaaaaaaccacccctAGCTGCTTTAGTTTTTGTACGGGAAGTGATGCAACGGTTTTCATGTTGTGAAATGAATCCCACGTCAGAAAAGTAAAGCTTCTCACATACAAGTTGATGCGATCTCGAGTCTTTTCGTACACTATCAAACAATTTTTCGTTTACTCTAATGACCTGATCTAATTAACATGATATTAGATCCAACTTACTCACCACACGTTTATACGTTGCATAAGATATgaatatgattattttttactttatttttatttttgttgcaaGAGAGATTCATTTATCTCAAGATAAAGTAATATAGTCATGAATCCAGGAGTTCATAAATCAAACAAGAAATGAggtataaattttatttttatatttttaaaggaTCAATTAGTGGCAAAGCCACATCAGTTGACCCTTTTGGAGGCCGGAAAAACTCATAGACACATTTCACCTTCTCATGAATGCTATCGTGTGGTTTACCAACATCAGGAATCGAATCCAAAATCAGCTATGCGAAATACGGGTTTAAAATTTACCCCAACCACTGGGGTTCTCTTGTCCTGAGatataaattagggttttcttctTGCTCATACAATTGTAGAATCTAAGATAATATATGATATATCTTAGGCTCTATGAATGAAAAGTTTCCAAGTGTCTGCAAATGCGACAAGAATAGAAAATGGAGATTGTATATATGCTGATAACAACcccaataataaaatattccaATCTAAAAGATGGTGACTTGGTTGAAGAgagtttatttgaaatttaactttATTTTCCAGAAAGAATAATTGACTATATATACAAACTGGTTGTATTGGAGGGTATCAATATACTCGTTCTTGTTGAATATAAGTTCCACGTCAGAAAactgagaaaataaaatacaagataTATGTGTATAGTTTCACTTCTAATATATATAGATCTTTTATGATAAAACTCAACACCTAGTAGTAGGtggttaaattttgatattatcGGTATGATTAGGAATGGATCAATGAGTCGTCTCTCTGAATATGTGACAGTTCTTCCTcccttttcacccaaaacttcattccttgcttttttttgtttcttctatGAATTTTATGCAACAATATGCTCTGCATTTAAATATTGAAATCTACATTGACCAGATACCACACTTACAAACTTTAAAACTTCCGTACGAGGGGGACCATTGTGAGCCAAAACGTGTACGTATATGCgatcttataattaaaaagttGAAATTGTTATCAACGTGTTGATTTTAAAAACTACCAAGTCTACGAGGCGCGcatgccgagtaactaatgagctaactacgtttTTTGGTTATGTgaggggcatgccaactcgacGGTCAAGCTCGGTCAGGGAGTAAAATATGCTGATGTCGTGTTGAGCGCGCTGCTGACTTTTTGATCTTGTGACTgcagccgaggaaggaacacgtctcggtctttgggttctagagcctgaagacaaggttgctagttaTGTGAAGTTTACAAATCATCGGCGTCGAGTTCGATCacaatgattatattcgtgagagtataaacATGTCGAACTGgcaccagactatatggacacaaatactagaaagagatgtatgttttgatggtaaatgtggtttaGTTGTCGGAACGTCGAACTCTAAAgtgtacttgtgaatatccaatcataaaacaactcggcGCTTAACATGCCAAGCctagtaacctgtaacacctcactttgccgagaaggctgatgagatgacctatACCAACtaggactcgaaaatccttaTCAACCGAGACTTGAATAAATAACCAACCAGTCTCGAAGCAGTACttccagtgttgtttatccaaactgaagatgtcactgGTTGCCTtgacagtgttgtttatccaaactgaagatgtgttggcgggaaGAAAGGGGAGAAGGATAAAATCTCAAgttgttgaattggagggggttTCAATGTTGCCTACGACTCTGTATTTATAGCATCTATATTTTTTGCTTAGCACAACCTGATAATTTCGTAGAAACCAATTGAAACTCAAACTCATAAAATGAAAGACTGATTCGTGGCATAGACTAAAGCCTATCTTCCAGATGGCTGACTTttcaatcaaaataaaaacctaTCTAGGCTTATCCCATCATGACCAAAAGCCTAGCTTACCTAGGTTTCTTATCTCAGTTGAATATCAGAGTGCGGAACAAACAagactacaaaataataagaatattattaaacaaacaagAATGCTGGAACGACTACAAAAACCTTAAGAAGCTACATTGTGACTAACTTATTCTCTAATGAATAACAAAACActctatttataataaaataaccCTAATCTTTAACTAAACCTAATTCTAATGGGCTGAGCCCAAATCCTAAATCTAAGATTTTCCAACACCCTCCCATCAAACTCATAGCGGTAAACAACATGAGTTTGCCAACAAGTAGATGTGGATGCATGTTTCATTAGTCAGACAGATAGGCAGGCTCGGCAATGCTGACAGACAAGCAGGCTTCACAACGGTGACAAACAGACAGGCAGGCAGGCTTCGCAACACGGACAGACAGACAAGCTCCTCTACAAGCGGATAGGTAGGTATGCAAACAAGATCCGCTACAAGTGGACAGCCACTAATGCTAACAAATACAGATTTCAGTAAACATATGTTGGAAGTATGGAGCCCGTCACGTAACGATGAGATTCCTATAacccaacaacaacaaacaagaaaacagaGACTTCGACAATAATCACTCAGGTAGTCACTAATCCAAGCACT contains the following coding sequences:
- the LOC137741812 gene encoding uncharacterized protein, coding for MVMGRVKILTLTLFAASLLFLPKMEAQLLFPPVRPFCASQFALANYACSILPFAPMPPPTPPSPPPPSPNDDGQEEQHDHGHGHGHGHGHNHGHRHVHHRHRHHVHESIPAEDNCCRWLTQLDNQCVCELLVHLPNFLVRPAHVYSVVIGETCTVTYTCGTPIRIKI